The Novipirellula aureliae sequence CTGTCTTGGACACCCAGACGGATGCCAAGGGCTATTTCCTGTTGCCAAACGGTCCGCCAGGTGAGGAGTTGTTGGGAGATCTTCCGTCCATACGGCGGGGATACCGCTTGCAGATTTCCAAGCCGGGATACCTTCCCTGGCAAGAACATCTATTCGTCACACTCGACCATGCCGGCAACTACGGGCGACAGGCCTTTCTGATGCGAAAGTCATCCTAGGCGGTACGTCTTGTTGTGCCGACAAATTCAGCGGTGGTTGTTTGCGTATCAACGCGGTAGACAATACCGCTGCGTTGACGGCGATTGGTGGTGATCGCTCCGGTATGCCGCAGCACGTAGGCGATCTTCTGGGCAACCCAACGCGGGCGATCGATCCATTTTGCTAAGTCGGACGTGTTGAACTCGGTGGTGCCCGCTGGCACATTCACGATTGCAAGTAGATCAGCGGCAGTGGAGAAGTGATAAGACTCGCCCATCGACTCAAGTTCGACATCGTCGACACGATAGTCCTTTTGCCAACGACGTCTTCTCGACTTTCCTCGCGGAATGCGTGTTTCAATAACATGCATTAGAGGAACTTCAATGACTAAATTTCGATGCGGAAAGACTTTGGTAAAGTAGATAAGATCTTCGAAGACATCGACGACGCTACCTCGCTTGGGGCTCATCCGACTCGACTGAACCTTGCCACCTCGCTTCTTGGCTTTGGCGATTCGAGTTCGTTCAATGACCGGCTTGACCACACGAAGTTTGTGACGTTTTAGCAAATCGCGGCATTTGTCTCGAATCGCCGAAAGGCCTGCGCATTGGATTTCAATCAACTCGTCGCCACGGACAGCATCGATTCGGTAAGGCCCTAAAACAACTTCGGTATCGCCCGATTCGGCGGCATAGCGATGCTTCAGTTGCTGGTGAAGAGACGTTTCCATTAGGCAACATTGTAGGCTATCGCGTCGGTTTCCGTTTCATCGTCAAGCAAAACGCATAACGAACGAGCGATTCCATCAATCGCTTCGTCGCGGCGATAAACCTCTCGTGCCGCCCAGGCGCGGTTGAGAAGAACTTCAATTCCCAAGTAAGCATGATCGGCAAAAACCGTCCTCATTGCGGTATGAATACTCTCTACCGTTCCTCGGCGCGGATAGTTACGCCGTACGCGGACCATTGGTACATCGGCGTACATCTCATCGATCCAATCAAGGCAAAAATCGACTTCGTCTTCGCGAGCGGGATCGTAAAGTAATCCAACGTCGGTACGCTGTAACTTTCCATTTTTGCGAAGTGAAAAGGAGCGAACGGACAAATGAATTGAATAACCTTGCTCGTCAATCTGGTCTGCTATCGCTTGCTTCAAACGTTCACGATAGGGAACATGTACCTCCTCGATCAACCGTTTCCGCTCGTGTTCTTGAATTTTTTTAGCCGAGACAGGAAAAACGCTGCGATGCCGTATCGATCGTGTGACGTCAACCAACCCAGCGGAGTACTCGTTTAAGAGAATCCGTTCATTCAATTTGGCGGCCATTCGGGTTGCAGCGTACCGTGCCGGACCATCCGTTTTGTGAAGCGGTAAGATGCCAGCGTCTCGCTCCACGCCGGGCGACAACGACAACCAATCGGGAATTCGATCGCCTCCCGTTTCGCAGCTAATAATAACCGACATCTGCCCAATGGCCCAAATTTGTTTGGTAATGCAGGGGGACTCAAGCACCCTCCCAACGAAGCCCCAACTCCGTTCACCATAGCGATAGCTTGACGACCAAAGCAAGCTCAGTTTCATCAGGAAGCTAATTTGCTAATTCGGGGAATACCGCTTCGTCTAAACCCATTCGGCTAATGATTGCTTTTAAGCGGATTTGAAAATCGCTCTTGTAATTGGCAACTCGCTGCTCACTCAAACCAATCTTCTCAGCGACCGCCTTGTTCGACAAACCGACAACGAACAACAATTCAATCACTTTTAGCTTTTCGTAATTTCCGGTTTCTTTCCAACGACCAATCTGTTCGCCAATCGCATCACAAATGGCGGTATGTTCGATTTCCTTTCGCTCAACGCTACGCGCAATCGAGCTGGCCATACGAGCCGAGCCGACAAAAGCGACATCGTCCGCGGAACCGCTGTCGCGTTGATGCAATTGCAATGCTGGCCGCCGACCTTCACGTCGTAGATGATCCGTCAGTTTGTAGGCACAAATGGAAAACAGATAGCTTTCGAGTCGTCTTGAATAATCGTAGTTGGGTAAACTGATCAGAAAACCGACAAAGGCATCCTGAACAATATCCTCACTGGACGAACGATCACGAACTCGGCTCTGCGTGAACGCTAACAAGCGTCCCTCATAGCGATCGATTAACGATTGCCAAGCGTCATTATCTCCGCCGCGAATACGTGAAATTAGATCGGCATCGATGCGAGAAGGGTCATTCATCGTGGCATCGCATCCTCAGTGACAAACCACTCGGTTGCGTCAATCAATTGAGCTGGGTAATCGCTTACGGATAGAGGATCGGACCAAACGTTGGCGAGAGCTTGTCGTTTGCTTTCTCCCGAGACCAAGAACCATCGTTCGATGGCGGAATTGATTGCAGGGGCCGTTAACGTGTATCGGTAGGCATCAAACTTTTCGACCCAATTTTCGACAAACCATCGCGACGTTTCCTCAATCGCGGCAGTGTTTGGAAACAACGATGCTGTATGCGAATCATCGCCCATCCCCAACAATACCAAATCCCAAACCGGCATTTTCTGGCCCTGAAAATGTTGTTCCAGCAGACATTGATACTCATTCGCTGCGGTCGCTGGATCGTCCAGATTGACCATGACAGGGTGAACATTTGACTCGGGTGCATCGATTTTGCTGAGCAGCGCTTCGTGAACCATTCGAAAATTACTGTCGGGTGATTCGGGAGGCACGTTCCGTTCATCGCCAAAGAACCAATGGATGCGATTCCATTGCAGCGACTCGCAGGCGATCATCTCATACAGTCGTTTGGGTGTCGATCCACCTGAGAGGGAGACGCGGAAGACGCCATACTCGGAAATGCACTCGTTTGCCAGGTTGCAAAATGCTTTGGAGGCTGCCTTGTACAGATCCGCAAGCGTCGGATAGGGTTGAACCGAAGGGATCGACATCGTGGTTTCGATTGCTTTTGTTTGAGTTATCGCTGTCGTAAAAAAAATCGTTGCAAAAACGTCAAAACGATTCGGCATCACCTGGAAACGTGTTGTCAGCAATTGCATCACGGTATTGGATAGCAGCTTCGTAGATCGTCGTTGACACGTCCGCCATTTTACGCACGAACTTTGGCGAATAGCCACTCGTCAATCCGATCAAATCGTTGGTTACCAAAACTTGGCCCGTCGTCGCGCCCCCCGCACCGATACCAATGGTCGGAACGTTGACGGCGTCGTTGATCGCTTGTCCGACTTCGGTCGAAACGCACTCGACGAGAACGGCAAACGCTCCTGCATTCTCAGCCGCGACCGCATCATTGACAAGTGTCTTGATTTCCCGCTTTACCCGGTAGCCGCCTTCGACATGAACATTCTGAGGCCTCAATCCGACATGAGCCATCACGGGAATACCAGCGGTTACCATCGTTTCGATTCGCCCTGCTTGCTCGGCACCACCTTCTAATTTTACTGCATGGCATTTCGTTTCTTTGAGCACTCTGGCCCCACAAGCAACCGTTCGCATGATTTCCAATTGGCCTTCGGGAAACGGCAAATCGACGACGACCATCGCACGCTTCGCCGCTCGTCCGACCATTTCCGCATGGTAGATCAACTGGTCCATCGTCACGGGTAACGTGGTATCGTGCCCTTGCACGACCATCGCTAACGAATCACCGACCAATAGAATATCGATTCCCGCACGATCAAGGATTTCCGCCGTGGGGTAATCGTAGGCGGTCAGCATTGAAATGGATTGACCATCACGACGCATTTTCGCTAAGCTGCGAGTGGTCACGCGCGGTGGCGGTTTCAAGGATTCAGGTTTCGTCATGTCCATGTTTCATGTGGTAAGGTGAATGCTCCGCTGCAGCCATCTTCACACCCCGAAGCGTCCGTTTTGAAGTTGCGATATTCTGAGTGCCGGCCGTTCGGTTAGCGGTTCGCCGATGGCATCTGCCATGGACGAAACCTGCCGTGGCTAAAAAGCCAACTTCCGAACGAACGCTTCGAATTGTGAAAAAAATTGCTTTTGTATGTTAAGCTAACGGTAAAACGACGATTGTCTAGCGGGCTCGCTGCCGATACCGAAGCGTTGACCGACACATTTTATCGATGATTTCCATATCTTTCTATGCTAACACGAATACAAAACGGTCATCGAATCGATCCCGCCTTGGGAGTCGATCGTGTCGGCGATGTTTGGATAAAAGATGGAAAGATTGTCCCATCATGTGAAGTTCAAACCGGTTCTGCAAACAACCCCCGAACCCTTGATGCATCGGATTGCATCGTGATGGCGGGCGGAATTGATTTGCACACTCATATCGGTGGCGGCAAATTGACGCTGGCCCGCTTGCTACTCGAAGAACCCGCAAAACCAAGTCGCGACCTTTTGCCGACCGCGCCGGTCGTTGCCCAGCGTTATTTGGATATGGGCTACACGACCTGCTTTGAACCTGCGGTGATTCCCTGTAACGCCCGATCCGCACATGCCGAAATGGCGGAGATTCGCGGAATTGATACTGGCGGATTTTGCTTGCTCGGCAACGATGACTTGCTGATGCAATTGCTCGCTGACAACGCACCTCAATCGGTCATCAATGATTACGTTGCCTGGATGGTGATGGCGACCCAGTGTATTGCGGTGAAAGTTGTCAATCCGGGCGGCATCAGTGCCTTCAAATTCAACCAACGCCGACTCGATGTCGATACCCCACACCCACGTTACGGCGTAACCCCATCGACGATTGTCCGCCGCTTGTGCCGAGCGGTTTCGGAAATCGGTCTGGCTCACCCGCTACACGTCCACTGCAGCAACCTTGGAGTGCCGGGCAACATTGAATCGACCCTCAAAACGATCGATGCGGCGGACGGGTTCCCCATTCATCTAGCTCACGCACAGTTTCACTGCTATGGAAACAATGGGCCTTACGCGATGACCTCCGCCGCAGCCAAGTTGGTCGACGCGATCGACCGAAACCCTCATGTCACCATCGATGTTGGACAAGTCATGTTTGGTCAAACGGTAACGATCAGTGCGGATTCGATGCACCAATTTCACAACATCCGTTACGCAAATCCTCGCAAGTCCATTTTAGTCGATGTCGAATGCGAAGCGGGTTGCGGCGTTGTGCCGTTTCGCTATCGCCGACGTCAATTCGTTCACAGCTTACAATGGGCAATCGGGCTCGAACTGTTCTTAATGATCGACGATCCAGCGCGAGTCTTCTTGACGACCGATCATCCTAACGGTGCTCCGTTCACAACGTACCCTCATTTGATACGCCTGCTGTGCGACCGGGCATTCCGCGAAACGGCATTGGCCGAGATCGATCCCGAGGCTGCCGCCGCAAGTAGCCTTGCAGGCATCGACCGCGAATACACACTAGGCGAAATTGCAATCATGACAAGATCGGCTCCGGCAGCGATTCTCGGTTTGTCAGGGATCGGAGATTTGGCGATTGGCTCTTCCGCCGACGTGGTCGTCTATGAAAAGAACAGAAACTTCGAAACGATGTTTGCCCAACCAAAGTTTGTACTCAAAAACGGCGTGCTGGTGCGAGGCAAAGGAAGCGTGAGCACAGAGCCCTCCGGATCGATCACTCATACAGCCAACGTCGAATTCAATCCCAAAACGATAGCGACGCTTGCCAATCGCTATGAATCGTTTTCCGCGATGGCGATGAGCCGATTGCAGATCAGCGACGACGAAATGCAAGCCAGTTTGGGAACGGTCCCAGTCAAACACGCCTCCCAAACCAAACACAGAGCGTTCCATTGAATCCGCCCAAATATCTTGGTGGCGTTGAAATCGATTCGGCGTTTGCCGAAGCGTTCGACATGAAAGCAACGCGATTAGTCATCACGGCGATCGACCACTCTTGGGCAATGGCAGCGGCGAATTCGATCGCAGGGTTTGCAACCAGTGTCATTGCTTGTGGGATCGAGATTGCCATCGAAAGGAAACGAATGCCCGACGAAACGCCTGACGGGCGTCCGGGAGTCTCCGTCTTGGCCTTTGCGGTTTCGAAAACGGAGCTGGAAAACCAAATCGTTCGTAGGGCCGGGCAATGCGTCCTAACATGTCCAACAACCGCCCTTTACGGCGGGATTGAAGAGACGAAGCCGAAGTCAACGAAGCGAATTGCAATCGGAAAATCACTTCGTTATTTTGGGGACGGCCATCAAATTAGTAAATTGATTGAGGGACGGCGATATTGGCGGATTCCAGTCATGGATGGCGAGTTCGTTTGCGATCACGACGTACCACGTGTCGATGGAATCGGTGGCGGAAACTTCATTCTTATCGGAAATGATATCGATGCTGTCCTCGGTGCCTGCCGCGCTGCGATTGACGCAATGCAACAGATCGAAAACGTCATCATGCCGTTTCCCAGAGGAGTGACGCGAAGTGGTTCCAAAATGGGTTCCAAGTACGCGAAGTTGATCGCCAGTACCAACGATGCGTATTGCCCCAGTTTAAGAGCATCCGGCTTGCTTGAATCAACGCGTCAATCAGAACTGCGAGCGAGTGAATCGGTGGCGATGGAAATCGTGATTGATGGATTGACTCCAGTCGATGTCCGATCGGCGATGCGAGTGGGCATCGATGCCGCTTGCCATTTCGATCATCGTGGAGGCCTGATGCGAATCACGGCAGGGAACTACGGTGGCAAACTTGGCCGACATCATTTTCATCTGCATGAGGTGGTTTGAATGAACAGCTGGACCTTGGAAATTCGTCGTGACATTGCTGCGACGCAATTGCCTGCTTGCATTGATGCACGCCGTATCAAGTTGTCCGAGTTTTCATTTATGAGCGAGCCTCAGATTTGCAAGGTCGAGTTGTCGGCGGGCAGCGAATTGATTTGCATTGGTGATCTATTTACCGTGTCAAAAGCAGCCGATAACTTGACGTTGCGTTTGATCGGTGACTTAAGCTCTTTTCATTTCATTGGCTACCAACACGATGGTGGACAATTGATCGTCGAAGGCAACGTTGGTGATTATGCGGGCTCGCGAATGAGTCGAGGCGAGTTTTGGGTAGCGGGATCAACGGGCGACTTCTTGGCTGCGGCCACGGGCACGCAACGCGTCGGGATGAGTGGCGGGCGAATTGTCGTGACCGGCTCCGTCGGTCATCACGCAGGCCACCGAATGCGGCGTGGTGCGATCATGGTCAACGGATCGGCGACCGATTTCCTGGGCTCGCACATGATTGCGGGCACCATTTTGGTCGCTGAAAGAGCAGGGCAGAATGTTGGATATGCAATGCAGCGAGGCACACTTCTGCTAGGACACCTGCCAATCCTAAGCAAAAATCGATTTAGCGCCCCCACTGGTTTCCATACGGCATTCTTTTTGCTCCTTTCCAAACAATGGAATTTAGAAGATTGGCAGAAACGGCTCCCAAAACTATCATCAAGCCTAATCGAATTGGACAAAATCAAGTCTCTGCTGGCAATTTTTGCCAAGGGCCCGTTTTGTTCATGCCGCGGTGACTTTGCAGTCGCTGGCCAGGGCGAGATCATCTGGCCAAACAACCAGACAAGCCCAATCCCCCTAGAATGAACCCTCCGCGTCATTTGGCGGGATGGTTGTCGCAACAACCATTTTGTTATCGGCTCGTCCTGCGGACATCGAGGCTTCAACCTTGGCACTCGATGACAACAGAATGAGTCACCTTTCCCCAACACCGAGCACTTTTAGAAGAAAAACATGAAGAAATTGAACGCATTACGTACTTTTGCGGCAGCAACCGCTGTCGTCGGGCTGATCGCCTTCGCCTCGCAACCCACGAACGCCCTGGACGCGGCCGGCAGTTTTGGGGTCGGTTCCGACGCACCGGCATTGGATGTCGAGCATTGGATTCAGGACGGAAACGGTTTTTTTAAGCCTGTCACCGACTTTCAAGACGGGAAGGTCTATGTGGTTGAGTTTTGGGCAACCTGGTGTGGTCCGTGCATTATGAGTATGCCGCACTTGGCGGAACTGCAAAACCAATATCGGGGCCAAAACGTGCAGATCGTCAGCATTTCCGACGAGTCCCCTGAAGAGGTCAATGAGTTTTTGAAGCAAGAAAGCGATGAAGAGGAAAAAACGTTTGGAGAGATTACCTCGGCCTATTCACTAACGACCGATCCCGACCGCTCGGCTCATGCCGATTACATGGAAGCGTCCAACGCAGCTGGCATTCCGACCGCATACATTGTTGGCAAAACAGGTAAAATTGAGTGGATTGGTCACCCGATGGGCATGGACGAAACGCTCGAGGCCGTCGTCAATGACAAATGGGATCGCGAAGCGTACAAAAAGCAGTACGAACAAGAGCAACGATTGCAGCAGGCCATTGAAGAGATTTCGATGCTAGCCGGTGCTGGGAAATTCGATGACGCGATCAAGCGAATTGAAGAGGAAATCAGCAAAACCGACAACGAAGATCTGAAAACTAACTTGAAAGATTTCCGGTACAGCTTGATGCTGTCGGCAGGACAAATCAACGAAGAGGTCGTCGGCTACTACAAGAAACAAGTCGAGGAGATGAAGGACAACCCGATGGCTCTTGGGCAGTTCGGCTACTCGCTAGTGGGTGTCTCTCAGCAAGGCGGAAAAATCGGACCTCTCGCCGATCTGGCGATCAAAAATCTTGCACCGGTTGTTGACAAGGCCGAAGCGGAAGTGCAGCCGCTACTGCTCAACATCATGGCTCAACTTTCTCAAATCGATAAGAAGTTAGACCAAGCGATCGAGTATCAAGAGAAAGCGGTCGAGGCAAGTGGTGAACGCCAGAAGCAGCGAATGGAATTGTATCTAGACGAACTGAAATCCGAAAAGGAAAGCGGCTAGAGCATTTTGATTTTTGACGTGGCTGGGGCTTCCAGCCCCAGTTGAGAAGAACGCTGCGGCTGGAAGCCACAGCCACTAAATAAGCAGCCGACGGCTTTTTGCAAAATGCTCTAAATCGGGCTGCGTCGCAAGGCGGAATTTGCTTCCGCCGGGCTTGTCCTGAATGGCGTGGACTTAAGAATAACCGAGTGAGTTTCACCGTGGGTGTTTTTCCCGCTTCCGTACGGCTTGTCCGGACGGAGTAACAAGTAGCAGCTACCCTGAACGCAAAATTCCACGATCGCCCCACCCCCACGAATCGCCGGAGGCGATTCGTGGGGGTGGGGCGAATTTCTTTTCGGCCGTGCGGTTTGTAGCTGCCACTTGTTTCCTCCGCCGAGACAAGCTCGACCGAAGGATGTCTCACACTGTTAAATCGGCTAGCGCTAGGCGATTCACCCCTCGCTTGCCCGATCTGACTTCGGCAATTTCGGCAACCGTTTTCGGCTTGGACGCTTCGGCTCCCACAAATCTTCGACTTGCTGGCCGCCCGCTTCCTCTCGAATCAAGAGATAAACTCCACCAATCAAGGCCCAGGAAAAGGCGAAACAGGTTGCCATCGGAATAATCGCTAAGATACGCCCAATCAGGTCTGCCAAAGCGTGCGGAGCGGCAGCCCATCCGAGAATCGAAAACGTCACCATGCCTGCCGCAGAGACGACCCCCGTCGCCAAAAAGGTGACTACCAGCAAAAGAACAAATGCAACCAGGGCGTGAATCAGTAGATGAAACGGCCGGCGATACAGGTACTCATAACCTCGACTGAGCGAATCGAGTGCGTCGGGATCCTTTTCATTCGCAAGTGCCGACCATGCCAACGGGACGGCAATCGTAGCTCCGAAAGCCAAGATCCCGCATGGTAAACCAATCAAAACGATCAACAATGCCGACGGCATCAATAGCCATGTCGACGTCGGTGCCTGCTTCGTGATCCAACCAATGAGCAGGATGATTAGGCCCATCGACAAGACACACACCAACGGAACGATGGCGGTCAACCAAGATGCCGGTGCCCTTAGGATCGCCAATTGATTGACATCGCGAAGATTCATCATCGATCGACCGGCGGTCAACTGCGCACCTTGACGCAAAAAAATGAGTGCGGAAGGAGACCAAATAAAGATCGTCCAAAGAATGGAACCGAATTGGCGAAAGACACGAGCATCTTGGATCGAGGGATTCAGGACGGTTGTCGCATTCATCAAGCGGACAAATTGCATTGTCGTCATCATCGAATCCTGCGATGCGCTAACGACCGAAGCAGCTTTGCCATCGATTGCCACCAGCGTTAGTTTTTCGCCCAAAATCCAGTGCTGACCCACCCACCATACCAAGAGCGTGGTAATACCGATAAGGATCATCGGCGGTGACCCCGCTAATCGAAGCGTGCGAATCAGCCGCAGCCAGGCAAACACATCGATCCATTCACGTACTCGATTCAGGATACCGGTTTCCAACTCATGGCCCGCATGAACCTTGTCGCCGGAAGAAGCCATTGTTTCGCTTTTGTTTTCGGAGGATGCGTTGGTCACGTTGTTCATTCCGTTCCCACGGCTGATGCCATGGGCTAATTGCTGACGCCACTACCGTGGCTAAAACCACTCGATTGCCGATCCGTGATTACTGGTAGGCCTGTTGGCGATTCGCCCACGGCGTTAGTGGATCTATCTCGAGCACGCTGGCCATCATCCTAGCGAAACGAGACGGGTTTCCATAGTCGAGGATTGGGGATTGGAGCTGGCGTTGACACGACTCCTGCGGGAACGACTTGAGCCGAAACAAACCATTTTTCCCCTGATTGGACTGGAAGTTCTACGAGATCGCGACGGAGCACGGCTATTTCGAAGTCGATATTCTCGCCTTGCTTTTTTGAAGAGACATACCAAGTAGGTTGCCACGCCGATTGGCCATCAACGGAATCGTGCGTCTTGCCGAGCGGAGTTGTCTCCAGTTCGAATGCGGTCATCAAATCTCGGTCGACATCGATTGCTAACCTCAATCTGTCAGCGGCCCTCAAGTTGTAATCTCGATGGCTCGACGACTCTTCCACGGAAGGCTCTGCAGCAAATCGATGGCTTGGGCAACGAACAAAAAAGTAGACAAACTGATCGTCATAGCCCATCTTTATAGACGGACTTGGCATTCCGGTTCCCAGGGAAGAATGGGGCGTCATCCAAAACGGATCGTCCGCAACCCCGTCCAATTTGGGTGGCCGAGTAGCGACCGATGCAACAAGAGGGTGGGGAGGATATTTGACAACGAGATCGGCCCAGGGATTGGATGAAGTGGAATCAGCCAGGCGGCGAAAATTGCCCGTTTTCTGGGATAGGACTTCCGCGTTTTCACCTTGGCTTCGTAGCCGTGCCGATTCGTTGGCGATCAACACCAGAGGATGAAATTCCCAACGCAAATCCACTTGATGCTTGTGGTTCCGGTTCCGGCCACCGACGTCCACGTTGCCTTGTATCCTCGTCGGCGTGGTACTGGCCACGCGAATGGGCGAACTGCCTGATGCCTGGACGACTCCACTTGCTTCGATCTGAAAAGGGGACACCGCAACCTGTTGGACCGCTTGATCACTACGCGTTCGAGACTGCTGAAGCGATAACGCTTGTACAGAGAGAGACCGTAGATGTTGCCACTCCCTACTTCCGCCAACCGCTTCACGACGGAGTTTCGCCCATTTGCCAAACGACCATCCAGCAAACCGATCGGACGCTTCCGACAGCAGCCGGTCCTGAAACGCGATTTTATGCGGGGTCGATTCCAAATCGGTCGATTGCAATGCCTTGTAAATGGTCCAAGCCAATCGCAATTGATCGTCGGTGGCAGTTTGGTCAAGCATCGACGTCAGCGATTGCGAAAAGACGTTCTCATCCAAACTGGTTTCGATCATGCGGTCGATTCGCCGATCTTCATTGAGCCGGGCTTGGATCACTTGCAATTGTCGGCGAGTCGCACGAGGCAATCGGCCGGACCGCCTTTGAGAGGGTGAGAGCGAAAGACCGGATGTGATCGATTCGCCGCTGGACGTTTGGCCTGACGCATCATAGATCGATCGGA is a genomic window containing:
- a CDS encoding carboxypeptidase-like regulatory domain-containing protein, with protein sequence METPGSTKSRKATVTGPDGQGLAGVTGKAFVFQQNEPVLDTQTDAKGYFLLPNGPPGEELLGDLPSIRRGYRLQISKPGYLPWQEHLFVTLDHAGNYGRQAFLMRKSS
- a CDS encoding N-formylglutamate amidohydrolase, which codes for MSVIISCETGGDRIPDWLSLSPGVERDAGILPLHKTDGPARYAATRMAAKLNERILLNEYSAGLVDVTRSIRHRSVFPVSAKKIQEHERKRLIEEVHVPYRERLKQAIADQIDEQGYSIHLSVRSFSLRKNGKLQRTDVGLLYDPAREDEVDFCLDWIDEMYADVPMVRVRRNYPRRGTVESIHTAMRTVFADHAYLGIEVLLNRAWAAREVYRRDEAIDGIARSLCVLLDDETETDAIAYNVA
- a CDS encoding RNA polymerase sigma factor translates to MNDPSRIDADLISRIRGGDNDAWQSLIDRYEGRLLAFTQSRVRDRSSSEDIVQDAFVGFLISLPNYDYSRRLESYLFSICAYKLTDHLRREGRRPALQLHQRDSGSADDVAFVGSARMASSIARSVERKEIEHTAICDAIGEQIGRWKETGNYEKLKVIELLFVVGLSNKAVAEKIGLSEQRVANYKSDFQIRLKAIISRMGLDEAVFPELAN
- the pgl gene encoding 6-phosphogluconolactonase, with translation MSIPSVQPYPTLADLYKAASKAFCNLANECISEYGVFRVSLSGGSTPKRLYEMIACESLQWNRIHWFFGDERNVPPESPDSNFRMVHEALLSKIDAPESNVHPVMVNLDDPATAANEYQCLLEQHFQGQKMPVWDLVLLGMGDDSHTASLFPNTAAIEETSRWFVENWVEKFDAYRYTLTAPAINSAIERWFLVSGESKRQALANVWSDPLSVSDYPAQLIDATEWFVTEDAMPR
- the panB gene encoding 3-methyl-2-oxobutanoate hydroxymethyltransferase, whose translation is MTKPESLKPPPRVTTRSLAKMRRDGQSISMLTAYDYPTAEILDRAGIDILLVGDSLAMVVQGHDTTLPVTMDQLIYHAEMVGRAAKRAMVVVDLPFPEGQLEIMRTVACGARVLKETKCHAVKLEGGAEQAGRIETMVTAGIPVMAHVGLRPQNVHVEGGYRVKREIKTLVNDAVAAENAGAFAVLVECVSTEVGQAINDAVNVPTIGIGAGGATTGQVLVTNDLIGLTSGYSPKFVRKMADVSTTIYEAAIQYRDAIADNTFPGDAESF
- a CDS encoding formylmethanofuran dehydrogenase subunit A codes for the protein MLTRIQNGHRIDPALGVDRVGDVWIKDGKIVPSCEVQTGSANNPRTLDASDCIVMAGGIDLHTHIGGGKLTLARLLLEEPAKPSRDLLPTAPVVAQRYLDMGYTTCFEPAVIPCNARSAHAEMAEIRGIDTGGFCLLGNDDLLMQLLADNAPQSVINDYVAWMVMATQCIAVKVVNPGGISAFKFNQRRLDVDTPHPRYGVTPSTIVRRLCRAVSEIGLAHPLHVHCSNLGVPGNIESTLKTIDAADGFPIHLAHAQFHCYGNNGPYAMTSAAAKLVDAIDRNPHVTIDVGQVMFGQTVTISADSMHQFHNIRYANPRKSILVDVECEAGCGVVPFRYRRRQFVHSLQWAIGLELFLMIDDPARVFLTTDHPNGAPFTTYPHLIRLLCDRAFRETALAEIDPEAAAASSLAGIDREYTLGEIAIMTRSAPAAILGLSGIGDLAIGSSADVVVYEKNRNFETMFAQPKFVLKNGVLVRGKGSVSTEPSGSITHTANVEFNPKTIATLANRYESFSAMAMSRLQISDDEMQASLGTVPVKHASQTKHRAFH
- the fhcD gene encoding formylmethanofuran--tetrahydromethanopterin N-formyltransferase produces the protein MNPPKYLGGVEIDSAFAEAFDMKATRLVITAIDHSWAMAAANSIAGFATSVIACGIEIAIERKRMPDETPDGRPGVSVLAFAVSKTELENQIVRRAGQCVLTCPTTALYGGIEETKPKSTKRIAIGKSLRYFGDGHQISKLIEGRRYWRIPVMDGEFVCDHDVPRVDGIGGGNFILIGNDIDAVLGACRAAIDAMQQIENVIMPFPRGVTRSGSKMGSKYAKLIASTNDAYCPSLRASGLLESTRQSELRASESVAMEIVIDGLTPVDVRSAMRVGIDAACHFDHRGGLMRITAGNYGGKLGRHHFHLHEVV
- a CDS encoding formylmethanofuran dehydrogenase subunit C, whose translation is MNSWTLEIRRDIAATQLPACIDARRIKLSEFSFMSEPQICKVELSAGSELICIGDLFTVSKAADNLTLRLIGDLSSFHFIGYQHDGGQLIVEGNVGDYAGSRMSRGEFWVAGSTGDFLAAATGTQRVGMSGGRIVVTGSVGHHAGHRMRRGAIMVNGSATDFLGSHMIAGTILVAERAGQNVGYAMQRGTLLLGHLPILSKNRFSAPTGFHTAFFLLLSKQWNLEDWQKRLPKLSSSLIELDKIKSLLAIFAKGPFCSCRGDFAVAGQGEIIWPNNQTSPIPLE
- a CDS encoding TlpA family protein disulfide reductase yields the protein MKKLNALRTFAAATAVVGLIAFASQPTNALDAAGSFGVGSDAPALDVEHWIQDGNGFFKPVTDFQDGKVYVVEFWATWCGPCIMSMPHLAELQNQYRGQNVQIVSISDESPEEVNEFLKQESDEEEKTFGEITSAYSLTTDPDRSAHADYMEASNAAGIPTAYIVGKTGKIEWIGHPMGMDETLEAVVNDKWDREAYKKQYEQEQRLQQAIEEISMLAGAGKFDDAIKRIEEEISKTDNEDLKTNLKDFRYSLMLSAGQINEEVVGYYKKQVEEMKDNPMALGQFGYSLVGVSQQGGKIGPLADLAIKNLAPVVDKAEAEVQPLLLNIMAQLSQIDKKLDQAIEYQEKAVEASGERQKQRMELYLDELKSEKESG